In Rattus norvegicus strain BN/NHsdMcwi chromosome 1, GRCr8, whole genome shotgun sequence, a genomic segment contains:
- the Vom1r42 gene encoding vomeronasal type-1 receptor 4 isoform X1 has product MKMSSENFAMGIFLLSQITVGMLGNSSVLFHYIILIHTGKHLMPKDLIIEHLTFANCLSIISKGIPRTMSDLGFKDFLDDIGCKLIMYISRITRGVSLYAMCLLNCFQAIIISISNSRWMKLKYRATKYIGPSCSVSWLVHLVLNIIIPARMLGPSYKKNATNWVSYEYCSLFPSSSMTTVLYMFLLSFSDVLCLSLMACASVSMINILYKHKRQVKHIHSTQHFLKVSPEDRATQTILILLCMFVISYSFSSVLTVLRTCSKYPVLWGVNVFTFIEISFPILCPFVLIINMKSSFILFLPCFGKK; this is encoded by the coding sequence aTGAAAATGTCTTCTGAAAACTTTGCAATGGGAATTTTCCTCCTCTCTCAGATTACAGTGGGAATGCTTGGCAATTCCTCAGTACTATTTCATTACATCATTTTAATTCACACTGGGAAGCATTTAATGCCCAAAGATCTGATTATAGAGCACTTGACTTTTGCCAACTGCTTGTCTATCATCTCAAAAGGCATTCCACGGACAATGTCAGATTTGGGATTTAAGGATTTTCTAGATGACATCGGATGTAAATTGATAATGTATATTTCTCGAATAACAAGGGGAGTGTCCCTTTATGCCATGTGCCTACTGAATTGTTTCCAAGCAATAATAATCAGCATCAGCAACTCCAGGTGGATGAAGCTTAAATACAGAGCAACCAAGTACATTGGTCCCTCCTGCTCGGTCAGTTGGCTTGTGCACCTGGTTCTAAACATCATTATTCCAGCAAGAATGTTAGGCCCCAGTTACAAGAAAAATGCTACTAACTGGGTGAGTTATGAATACTGCTCATTGTTTCCTTCTAGCAGTATGACAACTGTACTATATATGTTCTTACTGTCCTTCTCTGATGTCCTGTGTCTGAGTCTCATGGCCTGTGCAAGTGTCTCCATGATAAATATCCTCTACAAACATAAGAGACAAGTCAAGCATATACATAGTACTCAGCACTTTCTAAAAGTCTCACCTGAAGACAGAGCCACCCAAACTATCCTCATATTGTTGTGCATGTTTGTCATCTCTTACTCATTCTCTTCTGTTCTGACTGTCTTACGGACTTGCTCCAAATACCCAGTGCTCTGGGGagtaaatgtatttacatttattgAAATATCCTTTCCCATACTTTGTCCCTTTGTTCTTATCATAAATATGAAGTctagttttattctgtttttaccCTGCTTTGGTAAGAAATAG
- the Vom1r42 gene encoding vomeronasal type-1 receptor 3 isoform X3: MKMSSENFAMGIFLLSQITVGMLGNSSVLFHYIILIHTGKHLMPKDLIIEHLTFANCLSIISKGIPRTMSDLGFKDFLDDIGCKLIMYISRITRGVSLYAMCLLNCFQAIIISISNSRWMKLKYRATKYIGPSCSVSWLVHLVLNIIIPARMLGPSYKKNATNWILINLSVQF, from the coding sequence aTGAAAATGTCTTCTGAAAACTTTGCAATGGGAATTTTCCTCCTCTCTCAGATTACAGTGGGAATGCTTGGCAATTCCTCAGTACTATTTCATTACATCATTTTAATTCACACTGGGAAGCATTTAATGCCCAAAGATCTGATTATAGAGCACTTGACTTTTGCCAACTGCTTGTCTATCATCTCAAAAGGCATTCCACGGACAATGTCAGATTTGGGATTTAAGGATTTTCTAGATGACATCGGATGTAAATTGATAATGTATATTTCTCGAATAACAAGGGGAGTGTCCCTTTATGCCATGTGCCTACTGAATTGTTTCCAAGCAATAATAATCAGCATCAGCAACTCCAGGTGGATGAAGCTTAAATACAGAGCAACCAAGTACATTGGTCCCTCCTGCTCGGTCAGTTGGCTTGTGCACCTGGTTCTAAACATCATTATTCCAGCAAGAATGTTAGGCCCCAGTTACAAGAAAAATGCTACTAACTGG